Proteins found in one Oncorhynchus mykiss isolate Arlee chromosome 17, USDA_OmykA_1.1, whole genome shotgun sequence genomic segment:
- the LOC110493644 gene encoding uncharacterized protein LOC110493644 isoform X1, translating into MPNGTRELQSGASSAMSYIMDPSARDWSKGSLRGSSAPFSPDTDGDVDGDPVQPSVDLELARKKKELEVIQEKIARKKAVLATRQLKHGAKDMPKKQTASTTVKGIAKQTKINNTIFKTYNQVTDKSSRVCLPLKRRVLDILRKFRRTPVRHLLRKTKKQNKMRALELMISAPLENEEAHPLRLRVKVLMNQRRSPNNEVVPDDKQHNPTIQTPVHSLRTQEKDIAATGFQRFLNVLNEGVDLNKLSKIVNDENEILVVGEELPQVWPTLLEGHVDSSSRSKSSPVEEKKVRLEDEQRYEQMQTLLEIVGLDLGVEELGRLTDRTNDRLYGKMGDLKRKEFENEKGKEKKESEPSFKHLSTSSLPSDSASPLLNQHSNMTVEYSSSSNRVWDIERDRSERDRSERDWHRHSGTREKDREREEDIVREMERSERDGHREDRAREGDSPTRERSRQRCSSTRDKDRVRERDRSERNRKGDGHRHSSTREGDKDIPIVRETNRSERNRDKDGDRDPEKDWDGGRERDRDRSRRDGGRYRSERDGDRDPEKGRDGVREKDRDRVRDRDKYRSERDRNRAIDKDIERWLQRTKDGDKRSRTSDWDSESDWNSHCSTRDWDRERSERDRYGDESRESSIELYSYSMDPIFPVSHPHAFMMANYSPTQYSQYMTYHSSPYTMAFPPGWGYPPGTMPPGTMPPGIMPPGIMPPGIMPPGNMPPSNMPPGTILPGVMLPVTMPPGIMPAGAMLPINKPRLPNPPGYPPYTNFPPYYSNGTTALNQTYTYTQPASTRAVLSQRYTYIQPTRNRRKKTQKHARGKVSCQMMTKKSPAVLTTQIATKKYPPEPGSKIKAKGRNNIFFTGIFMKSYHSHLRKFQYYLKRLAKRRNKVHQRKRKRLLAEAAGRVAPHFPFEPEPKKDGEKLHADTSEEVVPQEAAKNVEAPSETGPKKEPEGEKLHADTAEEVVPQEAAKNVEAPSETGPKKEPEGEKLHADTAKEVGPQEAAKNVEAPSETGPKKEPEGEKQHADAAEKVAPQVTAMDTVAPSEMGPKKKKLYPGIFMKILMRRLKRQQCKIKGKKKHFAKRRKKAFQYKGKRPLVDTKEKVPLLEAAKDSGNPSEPWPKKKKKKKTLEEKGGIYYPGIFIRVHRTYLTRGKLAKAAAEGTEAISEPAPMIEGGGGMTEGEELLADTLEKGVPQVATNDSGLPPEPGPYKEPEREEETMLEEEKLLADHVAKVSVKGPQVLLEPKAAKDREGEDDAIIDGEKLLADPVEKVAITGPGLLSEPEAEKETRGETTSGMRINEGKISLKSST; encoded by the exons ATGCCAAATGGAACCAGAGAGTTACAGTCTGGTGCTTCCTCTGCTATGAGCTACATTATGGATCCATCTGCCAGAGACTGGAGCAAAGGCTCATTGAGGGGTAGCAGTGCTCCCTTCTCCCCAGACACAGATGGGGACGTTGATGGAGACCCTGTGCAGCCCAGTGTGGACCTGGAACTCGCTCGTAAGAAGAAGGAGCTGGAGGTCATACAGGAGAAGATAGCTCGCAAGAAAGCTGTTCTTGCTACACGACAGCTTAAACACGGAGCTAAGGACATGCCTAAAAAACAGACTGCATCCACAACAGTGAAGGGCATCGCTAAACAGACCAAGATAAACAATACAATATTCAAAACATACAACCAGGTCACCGACAAGTCGTCACGCGTATGCCTACCTCTTAAACGGAGGGTGCTGGACATTCTACGTAAGTTCAGAAGAACACCGGTACGGCACCTACTTCGTAAG ACGAAGAAACAAAACAAGATGCGAGCATTGGAGCTGATGATTAGCGCTCCCCTAGAAAATGAAGAGGCCCATCCTCTGAGACTGAGAGTGAAGGTTTTAATGAACCAGCGACGCTCTCCCAACAATGAG GTGGTTCCTGATGATAAACAGCATAATCCAACCATTCAGACGCCAGTTCACTCACTCAGGACACAGGAGAAAGACATAGCAGCCACAGGCTTCCAGCGCTTCCTCAATGTCCTCAATGAAGGTGTGGACCTCAACAAGCTCTCAAAGATCGTCAACGATGAAAATGAGATACTCGTTGTGGGCGAGGAGCTACCACAAGTGTGGCCGACTCTGCTCGAGGGTCATGTTGACTCCAGCAGTAGATCCAAGTCTTCTCCAGTTGAGGAGAAGAAGGTGAGGCTTGAGGATGAGCAGCGGTACGAGCAGATGCAGACCCTGCTGGAGATCGTTGGGCTGGACTTGGGGGTTGAGGAGTTGGGTCGGCTGACAGACAGGACCAATGATAGGCTGTATGGGAAGATGGGAGACTTGAAAAGGAAGGAGTTTGAGAATGAGAAGGGAAAAGAGAAAAAGGAGAGCGAGCCCTCATTTAAACATCTTAGTACTTCCTCATTACCATCAGACAGCGCCAGCCCCCTTCTAAACCAGCACTCAAACATGACCGTTGAATACAGCAGCTCTAGTAACAGGGTATGGGACATAGAGAGGGACAGATCTGAGAGGGACAGATCTGAGAGGGACTGGCACCGACACTCTGGTaccagagagaaggacagagagagggaggaggatataGTCAGAGAAATGGAGAGATCTGAGAGAGATGGGCACAGAGAGGACAGAGCCAGAGAAGGGGACAGTCCTACCAGAGAGAGATCCAGGCAAAGATGCTCTAGTACCAGAGACAAGGACAGAGTCAGAGAAAGGGACAGATCTGAGAGAAACCGAAAGGGAGATGGACACAGACACTCTAGTACCAGAGAGGGAGACAAGGACATACCGATAGTCAGAGAAACAAACAGATCAGAAAGGAACAGAGATAAAGACGGGGACAGAGACCCAGAGAAGGACTGGGACGgaggccgagagagagaccgggacagATCTAGGAGAGACGGGGGCAGATACAGATctgagagagacggggacagagacccAGAGAAAGGCAGGGAcggagtcagagagaaagaccgGGACAGAGTGAGAGACCGGGACAAATACagatctgagagagacagaaaccgaGCGATAGACAAGGATATAGAAAGGTGGCTGCAAAGGACCAAAGACGGAGACAAACGTTCTAGGACCAGTGACTGGGACAGCGAGAGCGACTGGAACAGCCACTGTAGTActagagactgggacagagagagatctgAGAGGGATAGGTATGGGGATGAGTCCAGGGAAAGCTCCATTGAGCTCTACTCATACTCCATGGACCCTATATTCCCTGTTTCTCATCCTCATGCATTTATGATGGCAAACTACTCCCCCACCCAGTACTCTCAGTATATGACGTACCACAGCAGCCCCTACACCATGGCCTTCCCTCCAGGGTGGGGTTATCCCCCTGGCACCATGCCCCCTGGCACCATGCCCCCTGGTATTATGCCCCCTGGTATTATGCCCCCTGGTATTATGCCCCCTGGTAACATGCCGCCTAGTAACATGCCGCCTGGTACCATACTTCCTGGTGTTATGCTCCCTGTTACCATGCCACCTGGAATCATGCCAGCTGGTGCCATGCTGCCTATTAACAAGCCCCGCCTACCTAACCCCCCTGGGTATCCACCCTACACCAACTTCCCCCCATATTACTCTAATGGCACCACAGCCTTAAACCAGAC atacacatacacccagccTGCCAGCACTCGAGCAGTCTTAAGTCAGAGATACACATACATCCAACCCACTAGAAACCGCAGGAAAAAGACACAGAAGCATGCCAGAGGGAAAGTGTCCTGTCAGATGATGACAAAGAAGTCCCCCGCGGTTTTGACCACTCAGATAGCGACAAAGAAGTACCCCCCTGAACCAGGGTCCAAGATTAAAGCAAAGGGGAGAAACAATATATTCTTCACAGGTATATTCATGAAGAGTTATCACAGTCATCTAAGGAAGTTCCAGTATTATTTGAAACGGCTTGCGAAGAGGAGGAATAAGGTTCACCAGCGCAAAAGAAAGCGATTGCTTGCAGAAGCAGCAGGGAGAGTGGCCCCTCACTTCCCCTTTGAACCGGAGCCCAAGAAAGACGGGGAGAAACTACATGCTGACACTTCTGAAGAAGTGGTTCCTCAGGAAGCTGCAAAGAATGTGGAGGCACCATCTGAAACAGGGCCTAAGAAAGAACCAGAAGGTGAGAAACTACATGCTGACACTGCTGAAGAAGTGGTTCCTCAGGAAGCTGCAAAGAATGTGGAGGCACCATCTGAAACAGGGCCTAAGAAAGAACCAGAAGGTGAGAAACTACATGCTGACACTGCTAAAGAAGTGGGCCCTCAGGAAGCTGCAAAGAATGTGGAGGCACCATCTGAAACAGGGCCTAAGAAAGAACCAGAAGGCGAGAAACAACATGCTGATGCTGCAGAGAAAGTGGCTCCTCAGGTGACTGCGATGGACACTGTGGCCCCCTCTGAAATGGGCCCCAAGAAAAAAAAGTTGTATCCAGGTATCTTCATGAAGATTCTAATGAGACGTCTAAAGAGGCAACAGTGCAAGATAAAAGGGAAGAAGAAGCATTTTGCAAAGAGGAGGAAAAAGGCTTTCCAGTACAAGGGGAAGAGACCATTGGTAGACACTAAGGAAAAAGTGCCTCTTCTAGAGGCTGCAAAGGACTCTGGGAACCCCTCTGAACCATGGcccaagaaaaagaaaaaaaagaaaacactaGAGGAAAAAGGAGGTATATACTACCCAGGGATATTCATAAGGGTACACAGAACCTATTTGACAAGGGGGAAACTGGCAAAAGCAGCTGCTGAAGGCACTGAGGCCATTTCTGAACCAGCACCCATGATTGAAGGGGGGGGAGGAATGACAGAAGGGGAGGAACTGCTTGCAGACACACTAGAGAAAGGGGTTCCTCAAGTGGCTACAAATGACTCTGGGCTTCCCCCTGAACCAGGGCCCTACAAAGAaccagaaagagaggaagaaactaTGTTAGAAGAGGAGAAACTGCTTGCAGATCATGTGGCGAAAGTGTCTGTAAAGGGCCCTCAGGTCCTCTTGGAACCAAAGGCTGCgaaagacagagaaggagaggacgaTGCAATTATAGATGGTGAGAAACTGCTAGCAGACCCTGTGGAGAAAGTGGCTATAACAGGCCCTGGCTTGCTCTCTGAACCAGAGGCTGAGAAGGAGACAAGGGGAGAAACAACCAGTGGCATGAGAATTAATGAAGGAAAAATAAG CTTGAAGAGTTCAACCTGA
- the LOC110493644 gene encoding uncharacterized protein LOC110493644 isoform X2 yields the protein MPNGTRELQSGASSAMSYIMDPSARDWSKGSLRGSSAPFSPDTDGDVDGDPVQPSVDLELARKKKELEVIQEKIARKKAVLATRQLKHGAKDMPKKQTASTTVKGIAKQTKINNTIFKTYNQVTDKSSRVCLPLKRRVLDILRKFRRTPVRHLLRKTKKQNKMRALELMISAPLENEEAHPLRLRVKVLMNQRRSPNNEVVPDDKQHNPTIQTPVHSLRTQEKDIAATGFQRFLNVLNEGVDLNKLSKIVNDENEILVVGEELPQVWPTLLEGHVDSSSRSKSSPVEEKKVRLEDEQRYEQMQTLLEIVGLDLGVEELGRLTDRTNDRLYGKMGDLKRKEFENEKGKEKKESEPSFKHLSTSSLPSDSASPLLNQHSNMTVEYSSSSNRVWDIERDRSERDRSERDWHRHSGTREKDREREEDIVREMERSERDGHREDRAREGDSPTRERSRQRCSSTRDKDRVRERDRSERNRKGDGHRHSSTRESDKDIPVVRETNRSERNRDKDGDRDPEKDWDGGRERDRDRSRRDGGRYRSERDGDRDPEKSRDGGREKDRDKMRDRDRYRSERDRKREIAKDIDRWLQRTRDGDKRSRTRDWDRERSERDRYGDESRERSIELYSYSMDPIFPVSHPHASMMATYSTTQYSQYMAYHSSPYTMAFPPGCGYPAGTMPPGIMPPGIMPPGIMPPGIMPPGTMLPGIMPAGAMLPSNKPRQPNPPGYPPYTNFPPYYSNGTTALNQTYTYTQPASTRAVLSQRYTYIQPTRNRRKKTQKHARGKVSCQMMTKKSPAVLTTQIATKKYPPEPGSKIKAKGRNNIFFTGIFMKSYHSHLRKFQYYLKRLAKRRNKVHQRKRKRLLAEAAGRVAPHFPFEPEPKKDGEKLHADTSEEVVPQEAAKNVEAPSETGPKKEPEGEKLHADTAEEVVPQEAAKNVEAPSETGPKKEPEGEKLHADTAKEVGPQEAAKNVEAPSETGPKKEPEGEKQHADAAEKVAPQVTAMDTVAPSEMGPKKKKLYPGIFMKILMRRLKRQQCKIKGKKKHFAKRRKKAFQYKGKRPLVDTKEKVPLLEAAKDSGNPSEPWPKKKKKKKTLEEKGGIYYPGIFIRVHRTYLTRGKLAKAAAEGTEAISEPAPMIEGGGGMTEGEELLADTLEKGVPQVATNDSGLPPEPGPYKEPEREEETMLEEEKLLADHVAKVSVKGPQVLLEPKAAKDREGEDDAIIDGEKLLADPVEKVAITGPGLLSEPEAEKETRGETTSGMRINEGKISLKSST from the exons ATGCCAAATGGAACCAGAGAGTTACAGTCTGGTGCTTCCTCTGCTATGAGCTACATTATGGATCCATCTGCCAGAGACTGGAGCAAAGGCTCATTGAGGGGTAGCAGTGCTCCCTTCTCCCCAGACACAGATGGGGACGTTGATGGAGACCCTGTGCAGCCCAGTGTGGACCTGGAACTCGCTCGTAAGAAGAAGGAGCTGGAGGTCATACAGGAGAAGATAGCTCGCAAGAAAGCTGTTCTTGCTACACGACAGCTTAAACACGGAGCTAAGGACATGCCTAAAAAACAGACTGCATCCACAACAGTGAAGGGCATCGCTAAACAGACCAAGATAAACAATACAATATTCAAAACATACAACCAGGTCACCGACAAGTCGTCACGCGTATGCCTACCTCTTAAACGGAGGGTGCTGGACATTCTACGTAAGTTCAGAAGAACACCGGTACGGCACCTACTTCGTAAG ACGAAGAAACAAAACAAGATGCGAGCATTGGAGCTGATGATTAGCGCTCCCCTAGAAAATGAAGAGGCCCATCCTCTGAGACTGAGAGTGAAGGTTTTAATGAACCAGCGACGCTCTCCCAACAATGAG GTGGTTCCTGATGATAAACAGCATAATCCAACCATTCAGACGCCAGTTCACTCACTCAGGACACAGGAGAAAGACATAGCAGCCACAGGCTTCCAGCGCTTCCTCAATGTCCTCAATGAAGGTGTGGACCTCAACAAGCTCTCAAAGATCGTCAACGATGAAAATGAGATACTCGTTGTGGGCGAGGAGCTACCACAAGTGTGGCCGACTCTGCTCGAGGGTCATGTTGACTCCAGCAGTAGATCCAAGTCTTCTCCAGTTGAGGAGAAGAAGGTGAGGCTTGAGGATGAGCAGCGGTACGAGCAGATGCAGACCCTGCTGGAGATCGTTGGGCTGGACTTGGGGGTTGAGGAGTTGGGTCGGCTGACAGACAGGACCAATGATAGGCTGTATGGGAAGATGGGAGACTTGAAAAGGAAGGAGTTTGAGAATGAGAAGGGAAAAGAGAAAAAGGAGAGCGAGCCCTCATTTAAACATCTTAGTACTTCCTCATTACCATCAGACAGCGCCAGCCCCCTTCTAAACCAGCACTCAAACATGACCGTTGAATACAGCAGCTCTAGTAACAGGGTATGGGACATAGAGAGGGACAGATCTGAGAGGGACAGATCTGAGAGGGACTGGCACCGACACTCTGGTaccagagagaaggacagagagagggaggaggatataGTCAGAGAAATGGAGAGATCTGAGAGAGATGGGCACAGAGAGGACAGAGCCAGAGAAGGGGACAGTCCTACCAGAGAGAGATCCAGGCAAAGATGCTCTAGTACCAGAGACAAGGACAGAGTCAGAGAAAG agacagatctGAGAGAAACCGAAAGGGAGACGGGCACAGACACTCCAGTACCAGAGAGAGCGACAAGGACATACCGGTAGTCAGAGAAACAAACAGATCAGAAAGGAACAGAGATAAAGACGGGGACAGAGACCCAGAGAAGGACTGGGACGgaggccgagagagagaccgggacagATCTAGGAGAGACGGGGGCAGATACAGATctgagagagatggggacagagacCCAGAGAAAAGCAGAGACGGAGGCCGAGAGAAAGACCGGGACAAAATGAGAGACCGGGACAGATACagatctgagagagacagaaaacgaGAGATAGCCAAGGATATAGACAGGTGGCTGCAAAGGACCAGAGACGGAGACAAACGCTCTAGGAccagagactgggacagagagagatctgAGAGGGATAGGTATGGGGATGAGTCCAGGGAACGCTCCATTGAGCTCTACTCATACTCCATGGACCCTATATTCCCTGTTTCTCATCCCCATGCATCTATGATGGCTACCTACTCCACCACCCAGTACTCTCAGTATATGGCATACCACAGCAGCCCCTACACCATGGCCTTCCCTCCAGGGTGCGGTTATCCCGCTGGTACCATGCCCCCTGGTATTATGCCCCCTGGTATTATGCCCCCTGGTATTATGCCCCCTGGTATTATGCCTCCTGGTACCATGCTTCCTGGAATCATGCCAGCTGGTGCCATGCTGCCTAGTAACAAGCCCCGCCAACCTAACCCCCCTGGGTATCCACCCTACACCAACTTCCCCCCATATTACTCTAATGGCACCACAGCCTTAAACCAGAcatacacatacacccagccTGCCAGCACTCGAGCAGTCTTAAGTCAGAGATACACATACATCCAACCCACTAGAAACCGCAGGAAAAAGACACAGAAGCATGCCAGAGGGAAAGTGTCCTGTCAGATGATGACAAAGAAGTCCCCCGCGGTTTTGACCACTCAGATAGCGACAAAGAAGTACCCCCCTGAACCAGGGTCCAAGATTAAAGCAAAGGGGAGAAACAATATATTCTTCACAGGTATATTCATGAAGAGTTATCACAGTCATCTAAGGAAGTTCCAGTATTATTTGAAACGGCTTGCGAAGAGGAGGAATAAGGTTCACCAGCGCAAAAGAAAGCGATTGCTTGCAGAAGCAGCAGGGAGAGTGGCCCCTCACTTCCCCTTTGAACCGGAGCCCAAGAAAGACGGGGAGAAACTACATGCTGACACTTCTGAAGAAGTGGTTCCTCAGGAAGCTGCAAAGAATGTGGAGGCACCATCTGAAACAGGGCCTAAGAAAGAACCAGAAGGTGAGAAACTACATGCTGACACTGCTGAAGAAGTGGTTCCTCAGGAAGCTGCAAAGAATGTGGAGGCACCATCTGAAACAGGGCCTAAGAAAGAACCAGAAGGTGAGAAACTACATGCTGACACTGCTAAAGAAGTGGGCCCTCAGGAAGCTGCAAAGAATGTGGAGGCACCATCTGAAACAGGGCCTAAGAAAGAACCAGAAGGCGAGAAACAACATGCTGATGCTGCAGAGAAAGTGGCTCCTCAGGTGACTGCGATGGACACTGTGGCCCCCTCTGAAATGGGCCCCAAGAAAAAAAAGTTGTATCCAGGTATCTTCATGAAGATTCTAATGAGACGTCTAAAGAGGCAACAGTGCAAGATAAAAGGGAAGAAGAAGCATTTTGCAAAGAGGAGGAAAAAGGCTTTCCAGTACAAGGGGAAGAGACCATTGGTAGACACTAAGGAAAAAGTGCCTCTTCTAGAGGCTGCAAAGGACTCTGGGAACCCCTCTGAACCATGGcccaagaaaaagaaaaaaaagaaaacactaGAGGAAAAAGGAGGTATATACTACCCAGGGATATTCATAAGGGTACACAGAACCTATTTGACAAGGGGGAAACTGGCAAAAGCAGCTGCTGAAGGCACTGAGGCCATTTCTGAACCAGCACCCATGATTGAAGGGGGGGGAGGAATGACAGAAGGGGAGGAACTGCTTGCAGACACACTAGAGAAAGGGGTTCCTCAAGTGGCTACAAATGACTCTGGGCTTCCCCCTGAACCAGGGCCCTACAAAGAaccagaaagagaggaagaaactaTGTTAGAAGAGGAGAAACTGCTTGCAGATCATGTGGCGAAAGTGTCTGTAAAGGGCCCTCAGGTCCTCTTGGAACCAAAGGCTGCgaaagacagagaaggagaggacgaTGCAATTATAGATGGTGAGAAACTGCTAGCAGACCCTGTGGAGAAAGTGGCTATAACAGGCCCTGGCTTGCTCTCTGAACCAGAGGCTGAGAAGGAGACAAGGGGAGAAACAACCAGTGGCATGAGAATTAATGAAGGAAAAATAAG CTTGAAGAGTTCAACCTGA